The genomic stretch AGGTCGGGACCGACGACGATCATCATGCCCCGCCGTTTGGGCGAGTGATCGAAACTGATGAAAAGAGCTCGCCCCATAAGGAGAGTGTGCCCCCAACCCCGCCTCATGTCTCGCAAGGTCTCCGCCTTCTTCTCCTTCAGGGCGAGCGGGTCGAAGATACGCTGGCGCAGCCCATGAGGGCGGACAATTCCATAGGCGAGCTCGCCGTCGGTCAGAAAAATCTGTGCGCTGACCCTACGCCACAGCGCCCACTCCTTGAACGAGTACTCGGCGTAGTTGATGATGACCTCGTTGATCGTATTCATGAAGGGATCGGCGAGAGCTCCGAACTCAGCCGTGATGGAGGGGACCATCCGCTCCCAGAAGCAGCGGTCGCAGTCGTCGCGAAACAGCTCTGCGCCGCCGCCACTCAACCAGGCCCCCCAGCGGCGCAGAGACCGCTTCCAAGACCCCGATCCCGGGCGGTTCCGGTCGCCACCCGGCAGGGTGAAGCTCCGCTCGAATATGACTCGTCTCTTTCCGAAGTCGTCGCCAACGGATTCGAGCTCGTTCTTCAGCACATGAATCGCGGCGACACTGATTACTGGCGACTCTCTACTGAGCTCCTCGAGGTCTGAGATCGCCTCTCGGATCCCACTCTCGGATACGATGCCTTCAAGCCGCTTCATGCAGAGACCAAGATTGACGATCCCGCGCCCTTCGCAGAGTTGGCGAGAGTATAACCAGCAACTCTTGCCGCTTTCGACCTTCTATCGCTTCAGAACATGGACAAGCAGTTCGTCCAGTGCGTCGTCGGTCTGCGCGCCCCAGCTCTGGGTATCCGAGCATGAGTACCGAGACCGGCCGGCTTCATCGCTAGCTAGCGGGGCAGGATGGCCATTTGCCGGGACACGGCGACCACGTCGCCCGCCTCGTCCCAGATCACCCCGTCTTCCTCGAGGTATCCGCCGGCAATGTGGTCAGTAGTGAACCATTCGCCCAGCCAGCCCGGGGCCGGATGCAGCCGGATCTCGACTCGCTCGGTGATCGGGGGTGGCACGAAGCCGCCCGAACTGGGAGCCGGGGCGACACAGCTCTCCGGTGGCGGCAGGTCCGGCAATCCCGCTTCGTGGCAGATGCCAGAGCGGGACGACTCCGAGAGTTGGCCGAAGGTGCCTAGAACCTGGGCGACCATCCGGCCATCCTGACGAAGTGCGGCACCCGCGGTCGCGTGTCGCCGTCCCACCTTGACGAGTTCCCCGTACAACTCCGCAGGTCCCGGATGCGCCGGCGCCAGGTAGTGGGCGGTGATCGTAATAGGGTCTGGCCGGCCGGTCAGCTCGATGAGCGCTCCCGAGGCGATTGAGAGCAGGTAGCCACCGTTGGGCGTACCGACGAAGTCCCAACCGTCTTGGATCTCGGCCTGCCATCGGCCGTCGTCGACCCGTTGGAGAGCCACGGCCCGGTCGAATTCAGTGCCAGCGGTCTCGGTGTTCACCGCGCTCTCCTAGGAGTCATGAAACGCACCGCCGAGCTGAGGCTCCCGTTCACCTCTGCGATAGCGGATGACGTCGGTGGCGTCGATGAGAAGCGACAGGCTCACCAGGACGATGGTGGCGAGAAGCCAATACCTGAAGAGACTGCCCGCAGGGGCGGCGTCGAGGCGAGTCCAGAGCCAGAGCACCATTGGAACCCAGGCGATGTGGCCTATCCCCAAGAGGCGAACGAAGCCCTTGGCGGAGAAGATCGCTGTCTGAAGGATTGCGCCGAACACTGCGGCTCCAAGGACGACTCTTGCCTCTGGGGTTCTCAAGTAAAAGAGAGGCACGACCATGTTCGCCGTCATCAATAGCATCACCCAAGCAACCCATGGCTTTGGCAGGGCCAGCAGGGTCCCGAAGAAGCCGATCATCGCTTTCATACCGGTTCTCCTTCTCTCACCAGTATCGCTCCACATGAACCTGGCCGGGGTCGTTACGCTTGTGCTCCTTGAAGCCTCGCTCATTCAACAAGTTGGTCATGGTGACGATCATGCTGGGATTACCGCACAGGAAGACGTGCGTGTCCTCTGGCGAGGCTCGAAACTCCGAGCTCCCTTCGAGCACTCCTCGTTGCCACACGTCCTGGATGTAACCGGACTCGCCGGTCCAGGGAGCCGGCTCTTCCTCTGGTCGGCTGATCGATGCAATATAGGTGAAATTTGAGCACATACGCTCCAGGGTCATCAGCTCCGAGCGGTAGCCCAGATCCCAGGAATGACGTGCTCCGTGGATCACCGCAAACCGTCGAGGCTCACCACAAACAAGGTGACTGCGGAGCATGCTCATGTACGGGGCCAGGCCGGTACCGGTGGAAATCAGGAGCACATGCTGATCCGGCGGCACCTCGTCGAGCGTGAAGAGCCCACTGATCTTTGGAGAGAGCCACAGCCTGTCGCCCACTGACAAAGCGAAGAGGCGAGGCGTCAAGGCGCCCGACGACACCCGAACGATGTAGAACTCGATGTATTCGTTCGCAACCGATGACGAGGCGATGGAGTAGGCGCGCTTGATGATCTTCTCGGGATTGGCGCGCACCTCTTCAGGGTCACTGACCTCGTGCCGCCGTGCTGTCCCCGGCAAGCCTAGAACGGCGAACTGGCCCGATTCGAAATCGGGGAGCTCCCACCCGTCAGGCACCGCGCGAAGGACGATGAGCCCCGGAGAAACCTCCACTCTCTGGGCTACGATCGCGTTGAGCTGTTCCTTCAATCCACTCATCATTTTCTCCTATTCCGCCTGAGCGGAGCCCTCATGATGATTGATCAACCTTCAACCTCTCCGTGCTGGAACAACCGGCGCAGCCCGAGCAGATCGTACCGCTCGATCCAGCGCGGCAGAAGAAACAGCAGAGCCACCACGATCGCGCCGCCTATCCAAGCGACGGGGGCACTCACCGACAGCAGCGGACCGAACGACGCATAGGCGTAGGTAAGCGGCAGCATTCCCAGGAAGCTGGCCAGCGCAAACCGGGGCAACGACATCTTGGTGAGCCCCGCACCGTAGCTCACCACATCGAAGGACACGGCCGGCACCAGTCGGGCAAGAAATACCACCTTGGTCAGGAGCTTGTCCGAGCACTGCCGGCAGAAGTTGATGTGCCCTTTGAGGAAACGGGCGACAAGATCGCGACCGAGCCACCGCGCGAGCAGAAAACTGACCATCGCACCCAGCATGGCTCCCAGGGCGGCGTAGAGGGTGCCCAACACAGGACCGAAGATGCGCCCC from bacterium encodes the following:
- a CDS encoding thioesterase family protein, yielding MNTETAGTEFDRAVALQRVDDGRWQAEIQDGWDFVGTPNGGYLLSIASGALIELTGRPDPITITAHYLAPAHPGPAELYGELVKVGRRHATAGAALRQDGRMVAQVLGTFGQLSESSRSGICHEAGLPDLPPPESCVAPAPSSGGFVPPPITERVEIRLHPAPGWLGEWFTTDHIAGGYLEEDGVIWDEAGDVVAVSRQMAILPR
- a CDS encoding ferredoxin--NADP reductase; translated protein: MSGLKEQLNAIVAQRVEVSPGLIVLRAVPDGWELPDFESGQFAVLGLPGTARRHEVSDPEEVRANPEKIIKRAYSIASSSVANEYIEFYIVRVSSGALTPRLFALSVGDRLWLSPKISGLFTLDEVPPDQHVLLISTGTGLAPYMSMLRSHLVCGEPRRFAVIHGARHSWDLGYRSELMTLERMCSNFTYIASISRPEEEPAPWTGESGYIQDVWQRGVLEGSSEFRASPEDTHVFLCGNPSMIVTMTNLLNERGFKEHKRNDPGQVHVERYW
- a CDS encoding TVP38/TMEM64 family protein; amino-acid sequence: MIETGVRPTARLVLRGFAIAGLLLLVVLLERHFHLSAMFKEARIEDRLRAAGPLAPLVFVFVMAATVVLPVPTFPLDVLAGRIFGPVLGTLYAALGAMLGAMVSFLLARWLGRDLVARFLKGHINFCRQCSDKLLTKVVFLARLVPAVSFDVVSYGAGLTKMSLPRFALASFLGMLPLTYAYASFGPLLSVSAPVAWIGGAIVVALLFLLPRWIERYDLLGLRRLFQHGEVEG